The Kiloniellales bacterium DNA window CAGGGGTGAGGCCAGGCTGCGGTCGCGGTCCGAGATCGCCAGCCCGATGGTCTTCTCGCCGAGGTCGAGGCCGAGCAGCCGGCCCCGGGCGGGCAGGGCGTCCGCGAAGTCGGCAAGGGCGAGGATGGTCACGGCGGTCTGGCCTCCGGCTGGACTTATAGGCTTGCGCGCGCCCGGGCGGCAAGTCGGCGGGCGGACGGCTTGCCCCCGGCCCGGCGCGGGTGATAGGTTCCGCGCGCTTCGGGCCGCCGGAGGTCGCCTTGGCTGGGGCGCCCGGTGGCCGCCTTCGCCGCTCTGGAGTCAAGGCCATGTCCGTCGACAGGGACACCGTCGCGCAGATCGCCAAGCTCGCCCGGATCCGCATCGAGGCCGAGCAGATGGAGCCCCTGGCGGCCGAGCTCTCCAACATCCTGGGCTGGATCGAACAGCTGAACGAGCTCGACACCGAAGGCGTCGCGCCCATGACCTCGGTGGTCGAGGTCGAGGCGCCGCTGCGCAAAGACGCGGTCACCGACGGCGATTGCCGCGACCAGGTCCTGGCCAACGCGCCGGAGGCGGCCGAGGGCTTCTTCCTGGTGCCCAAGGTCGTGGAATAGGGCAGCCGGCATGAGCGAGCTCACCAAGCTGACCATCGCCGAGGCCCGCGACGCGGTCGCCAGCGGCGAGCTGACCGCCGCCGAGCTGACCGAAGCGCACATCGCGGCGGTCGAGAAGGTGCGGCCCCTCAACGCCTTCCTGGTAGAGACCCCGGACAAGGCCCTGGAGATGGCCAAGGCCGCCGATGCCAGGCGCGGCAGCGCCGAGGCCGGCGTGCTCAACGGCATCCCCCTGGCGATCAAGGACCTCTTCTGCACCGAGGGAATCCAGACAACCGCCGGCTCGCGCATCCTCGAGGGCTTCACGCCGACCTACGAATCGACCGTCTCCGCCAAGCTCTGGCGGGAAGGTGCGGTGATGCTCGGCAAGGCCAACATGGACGAGTTCGCCATGGGCTCTTCCAACATGACCAGCGCCTTCGGTCCGGTCGAAAGCCCCTGGCGCCGGCCCGGCGACAACCGGGCGCTCGTTCCGGGGGGGTCCTCCGGCGGCTCGGCGGCGGCGGTGGCGGCGCGCTGCGCCCTGGGCGCGACCGGCACCGACACCGGCGGCTCGATCCGCCAGCCGGCCGCCTTCGTCGGGATCGTCGGCTTCAAGCCGACCTATGGCCGCTGCTCGCGCTGGGGCCTGGTCGCCTTCGCGTCCTCGCTCGATCAGGCCGGGCCGATGACCCGGACGGTGCGGGACTCGGCGATCATGCTGCGCGCCATGGCCGGCCATGACCCCAAGGACTCGACCAGCGTGGACCGCCCCGTGCCCGACTACGAGGCGGCGCTGACCGGGGACGTGCGCGGCCTCAAGGTCGGCGTCCCCAAGGAGTACCGGATGGAGGGCATGCCGGAGGAGATCGAGACCCTGTGGCGCCAGGGCATCGACTGGCTGAAGGCGGCCGGGGCCGAGACCGTCGACATCTCCCTGCCGCACACCAAGTACGCCCTGCCGACCTACTACATCGTCGCGCCCGCCGAAGCCTCGTCCAACCTGGCGCGCTACGACGGCGTGCGCTACGGCCTGCGCGAGCCGGGCGAGAGCCTGGACGAGATGTACGAGGCGACCCGCGGCACCGGCTTCGGCGCCGAGGTCAAGCGCCGGGTCCTGATCGGGACCTACGTGCTCTCGGCCGGCTACTACGACGCCTACTACAACAAGGCCCGGCGGGTGCGGACCTTGATCCTCAACGACTTCCGGCAAGCCTATGAAAAGGTGGACGTCATTCTGACGCCGACCGCCCCGAGCGAGGCCTTCGCCGTGGGCGAGAAGATGGACGATCCCATCGCCATGTACCTCAACGACGTCTTCACCGTGCCCTCCAGCCTGGCCGGCCTGCCGGCCGTCTCGGTGCCCGCCGGCCTGGGCGCCGAGGGCCTGCCGCTGGGCCTGCAGCTGATCGGCCGCGCCTTCGACGAGGAGACCGTGCTGCGGGTCGCCGACGTGCTGGAACAAGCCGCCGGCTTCGACGCCGAGCCGGCCTTCCTAGCTTAAACCCTATCGGTTCGGGGGCAGGGGGCGGCGGGCGGCGAGGAGGCGGCCGAGCGAGGCCTCGCGGGCGAAGACCATCAGGCCGGCGCCGACGATCAGCG harbors:
- the gatC gene encoding Asp-tRNA(Asn)/Glu-tRNA(Gln) amidotransferase subunit GatC → MSVDRDTVAQIAKLARIRIEAEQMEPLAAELSNILGWIEQLNELDTEGVAPMTSVVEVEAPLRKDAVTDGDCRDQVLANAPEAAEGFFLVPKVVE
- the gatA gene encoding Asp-tRNA(Asn)/Glu-tRNA(Gln) amidotransferase subunit GatA, which codes for MSELTKLTIAEARDAVASGELTAAELTEAHIAAVEKVRPLNAFLVETPDKALEMAKAADARRGSAEAGVLNGIPLAIKDLFCTEGIQTTAGSRILEGFTPTYESTVSAKLWREGAVMLGKANMDEFAMGSSNMTSAFGPVESPWRRPGDNRALVPGGSSGGSAAAVAARCALGATGTDTGGSIRQPAAFVGIVGFKPTYGRCSRWGLVAFASSLDQAGPMTRTVRDSAIMLRAMAGHDPKDSTSVDRPVPDYEAALTGDVRGLKVGVPKEYRMEGMPEEIETLWRQGIDWLKAAGAETVDISLPHTKYALPTYYIVAPAEASSNLARYDGVRYGLREPGESLDEMYEATRGTGFGAEVKRRVLIGTYVLSAGYYDAYYNKARRVRTLILNDFRQAYEKVDVILTPTAPSEAFAVGEKMDDPIAMYLNDVFTVPSSLAGLPAVSVPAGLGAEGLPLGLQLIGRAFDEETVLRVADVLEQAAGFDAEPAFLA